The Thermoproteota archaeon genome segment GTTGGCTCATCGAAGGGGATCTGATACTCGCCGAAGTTGGCCCGGATGGGTAGGAAGAACACCTCCTCCGAAGTGACGTAAACCCTCAGCCCGGTGACTTCTATCTCCTTGGAGCCAAGATTCCTAACGATTAGCCTCAAATCAACGCTCTCCCCTGGAGAAGCCTCTATGTAAGGGGGCTCTATTAGGGCGGTTATGCTCTGAGAAACGAGTTGAGGGAGAAATAGCGCGACGACTAACAGGAGGATGACCGCTAGACCATTTGATTTCATACGCCTCAGGGTCACCGGTTCAGTAATAAGTTAACTTACGCGCTTCCAAATCCTCGATGATGAAAGAAGAGGTTTGGGTCAGTAACCCTCGTATCTGTCCCTAGGCGCTCCGCAGACAGGACATCTCTCCGGGGGTTCAGGACCTACGTGGGTGTGCCCGCATATGGGACATATCCATATCTTTCCATCCACTGGATAGTCTTCTTCCCTGTCCACGTACCCCTTCGCCTCTCTGAACAGCTCGACATGTATTTTCTCAGCCTCCAAGGCCCATTTAAAGCTTGTAACAGCTCTCCTCTCTCCTTGGAGCTCTGCAATCGATACATAGGCGGGATACATCTCCTTAACCTCGTATTCCTCTCCCATAATCGCGAGCTCCAAGTTCTTAGAGGTATTCCCTGGACCGAATGTCGCTCCGGCCACCACTTTCAGATCTCCCTTGAGCTCTGACAGTGAGTTGAAGTGATTGTTTGCATGGACTCTCTCAGCATAGGCGATCGCCCTGAACAATCTGGCGATGTTAGGAAAACCTTCCTTCTCCGCCTTCTCGGCGAAAAGGACGTAGCGCATGTGGGCCATGGACTCTCCCCCGAAGGAGGAGGCCAGGGCGTCCAAAGTCATGGGCCTGACCAACATCCCACCGGGGGATATAACCCCGTGATAATATAAGTTTAACGAATGTTCATATGTAGAACTCTCTGGTAGCGCACCTCGCTCCTCCGCCCCCGGCCTCTACTTGGGGTATGTCCACCTCGATCAGATCGAGGCCCCACTCTCGCTCCAGATACTTGTTAGCATCCCTGTTAAAGGAGTCCACCACTATCTTCCCGTCTCCCAAGTTCAGACCGTTCACCATGGTGATCT includes the following:
- a CDS encoding rubrerythrin family protein: MLVRPMTLDALASSFGGESMAHMRYVLFAEKAEKEGFPNIARLFRAIAYAERVHANNHFNSLSELKGDLKVVAGATFGPGNTSKNLELAIMGEEYEVKEMYPAYVSIAELQGERRAVTSFKWALEAEKIHVELFREAKGYVDREEDYPVDGKIWICPICGHTHVGPEPPERCPVCGAPRDRYEGY